The Scatophagus argus isolate fScaArg1 chromosome 4, fScaArg1.pri, whole genome shotgun sequence DNA window AGTAAAGACTTACCACTTTGGCTGGATTTTCATGCCCCTGGGGAAAAACAAATTGCAGTTTCCTTTCATGTAAtcttgactgactgactctgcAGAAATCACAGTTCAGGGTTGACCTTCCCAATATGTGAATTTGGTCAGTAGGAACACTGCACTGTGTCTGGAAATGGAGAAGCTGCTTTTCTagtgtgttttgttatgtttagtGCATCATGTAGTTTATCTCTCGTAGACTGTCTTCAGTCTGTGGTCACTACCTTAGCCTGAAACCTGAAAAACCTGTAAAAGTTACCCATCCCAGACCATCAACTCAAAGGTCACCTGGCCAGGATAGGCCTTGTCTGTGCCAGGCAGAAAATTCTGAATCAGTCTTGGCTGGATAAAGAATTGATTGTAATAAATATGTACAGCTAGGGGCAGAGAAGTCCAATCCAACTGTTGACTAATTTGTTGCCAGATTTTCAAAGTGATAATAACCATGTTTAAAGTAGTACTGTctagtatttttacagtgtggtgtGCACTGGAAGGCTGTTACACACCAGGGCTTTTGACAACAGTTATCTCCTCGATGGATCCAATTGTCATCTGTATCTGAGATCCAGAGCACAATTTTATGCATGTTAGCTACCCAGTAATATGACTAACATTTGGTAAACAGAGTCCCCCTTGTGACCCTTCCCAAACTGAGATTTGCAAATTCTTGGGATTTTACTTCATCCCACGTAATACTTGAAATTACAGAAAAATTTCAAATTCAACATACAGAAAAAAGTATTTATAGAAAATTAAGAATCCATGAAGTAAGTATGAATATCTTGGAGCTACATGCATTTTAGTGGACTGCACTGCACTCTACCTGCTACAGAGAGGGATAGGCTATTACATTGCTGAAGATCACTTTTCTGTAAAATGTTCCTCACATAGGGAGAGGATAAAGGTATTATTATTAATTCTCGGGCATGTAAACCTAATGCAAGATAATGCGAACCAgttttcactcttctgggaagtctttccacaagattttgagtAAGTGTACCCACacgagtgtttctgtgggaattttgctCGTCCATGCcttagagcatttgtgaggtctgacactgatgaatgaaaaggcctggctcgcaatctctgttccagttcatcacaaacgtgttggatggggttgaggtcagggctctgtgcaggccagtcaagttcttccacaccaaactcatccagccatgtctttatggacattgctttgtgcactggggcacagtcatggtGGAATGGAAAAGGAATGGAAAAGTTAACTTGGATCAAATGCCttccacaaactgttgccacaaagttggaagcatagcattgtccaaaatgtcttggtatgctgaagcattaagatttcccttcactggaagtaaggggcccaacccctgaaaaacagccccataaagaggtgtgtctggatacttttgtttacatgttgtatATTTAGCCCAGCTGGATGAAATGAACAGTCGTGCAGACATATTACTgtggatgaaaaataaatactacaaGGCTGTCCTTGTTTGTGGTAGTTTGAGACCAtatcttttctttatctgatgaaataaaacatgcaaaatcatAATTTGTACACATGAAGccatttgatatgtttttgtCTGGAAAACAACTGCCCatacagtgtgttgttttgaatcaaaaggaaaacatttaactCTCACAAACATCCTcacacctccctctgctgctgactAAGTGACATGACAGCCTTTCCTGCTGTTAATTTAACCAATGACTCATCGAATGAAATGagttaaatcaaaatgaaaataaattttcGAGGTTTTAGAACAGCACAAAGATGCCATCACAGGGtgtgagaaaacacattcagaagaTGTGAACTTAATAAAGCAAATAACATAACTCAATGAGGCTAGttcatgaaaaataacttcAATAACAAATGGCTGCGAAAACTGCATTTGTTGAAAGTTTCCTGAGTTGCCACGTGTGTTCAGAGACTTTCAGAGGTCCTGTGTCTCTGAGCTGCAACCACAGCTTCTGTTCAAGCTGTCTGAAACAATCCTGGGaacaaactggaaacaaaaactgtcCCATTTGTAAGAGAAAATCCTCAAAAGATTTCCTGTTTGTGAATTTTCCACTGAAGGAACTCGCTGACTTCTTTGCTGGGAGACAGAAATCTGGATCATCTGAGACCaaacaagcagagaagaaggtggaggtggtgtgtaGTAAACATCAGGAAGAGTCTAAATTATTCTGTGAGGACGAGCAGAGAGCTGTGTGTCCTGTCTGTGAGTCTTGTCTCCATCAGAGTCACAGGGTGGTTCCTATAGAACAAGCAGTCAGTGACCTGAAGGAGCAGCTGAAATATGACTTAGAGTCTCTGCAGGACAAGAGGGACAAATACAAACAAGTGGAGGAGACATACAATGAAGTGATTCAACACTCCAAGAAGCAGCTGCTGTCCACAGAGAAGCAGATCAGAGCAGAGTTCAACAAGCTCCACCAGTTcctgaaggaggaagaggagtccaGACTGGCAGCTCTtagggaggaagaggagcagaagggGAAGACtatcagcagagagatgaagatgatTCAGGAGCAGATCTCCTCTCTGTCAGACAGCATCTCTGCTGTTGAAGAagacctgcagaaacacaacatgacGTTCCTCAGCAGTTATAAAGCCACTCAGTCCAGAGCCAGAGTCCAGTGCTCCCTGTCAGATCCACAGCTGGTCTCAGGAGCGCTCATAGATGTGGCCAAACACCTGGGCAACCTGTCCTTCAGAGTCTGGGACAAGATGGACAAGGTCCACTTCAGTCCTGTCATTCTGGACCCAAACACTGCAAGCCGCTGGCTCCATCTGTCTGATGATCTGACCAGTGTGAGACATGGAGGCACAAGCCAGCAGCTTCCTGACAACCCAGAGAGATTCACTAAGTATACAAATGTTCTGGGCTCTGAGGGCTTCAGCTCAGGGAAACACAGCTGGGAGGTGGAGATGGGAGATCATCCTGTCTGGGCTGTAGGTTTGGCCAAAGAATcagctgagaggaagagggagctATATGCTTTACCAAAATATGGAGTCTGGTGTTTAACACATCGCATTAGAGAACACACGGAGAAGACGAGTCTCCAGAGGATCAGAGTCCAGCTGGACTATGACAGGGGGGAGGTGTCCTTCTATGACCCTGAAGACATGACTCACATCTACACTTACAAAGACACTTTGACTGAGAAACTCTTCCCATATTTCTTTGTTGGAAAGGCTGGTGATGCTAAAACCGCTGATATCAAAATCTGTCCCACTGATTtctctgatttctgatttttctctgttcagGGATGTAATTTAATTGTTCCAGCTTTTACCATCAGCAGTTTTGACTCATGACTGTTTGAGGTTCGTTAGACTCTAAAGTCATTATCACACTTTACAGTCAAACCATCAGTCTGggcctgtttgtctttgtattttcttttaaatctaaaacagatttaatttgacttttttgacCTGACAGCTGGAAACGTGAGGAATGAAGCCTGCTGTGTTGGAGAGGAGGCATCCAACTTGTTTAGCGCTGATGGAGTTGTAGTGATTGTCCCGCTGGCTTgcacctcactgtgtgtgtgtgtgtgtgtgtgtgtgtgcgtgtatctGTGTTATTTCAATTAAAAAGCGTCAGAAATCTCATTTAAAAGCGGGTCAAACTTGACCCTCCTCCAGCTTCACTGCATGATCAGAATCTGTGTTGTCTGTCCCACACAGACAATACTGAGGGACCGAGGGACAGAGATGTAGTGGTGGGTGTCTGAAATGATTTGCTCTGAAGGAGAATTCAGATTTTCACGGAAGACAAGAAGACGACACTGATTAAGAAATGGAttcactgttgtgttgtgttcataATGCAGCTTTCAGGGACAACATGCTCACGTAAAGTCATCAACATTATTGAATGTACGGGATGTGATTGGTTGCACTTCTCTTCTCCCTGCAATCATCACAAGATGGAGACAAAGTACGCATTTTGTCCACAGTTTgctcattttgaacattttatttccactttctatcatttctctttgtttagACAAATGCTGGTCTAAACATGTACACCTCAGGAGGAAAACGCCCTCAGTTATGTTCTCATAtgactttcacatttttccttcAGCTTTGTATGAAAAGACTTTTTCAGTGATTTCAAGCCCACATTTACGTCATCCGCACCCTCAGTTTGGTTGTTTGAGCAGAATCTCAGCTATGAAGAAGAATATAATCAATGGTCTCCTCACTGTTTGTGATCTTGACAGTTACACTTTTATAATACCTTACTACATGGTCATGGAAGAAAATTCACACGCTCACATTGACGTCACATGTCATAATTTTTGAATGGCAGCTGATCTCTGTTGCAGTGAAGAAATGCCCCAACAATCAGCTCTCAGCaacaaacatgaagacaaaatagGTTTAAGaattaaaacacagaattaaatCCACTATCCCCTCAATGAGGTCTGACTATTTGAACTTGCAAATCTCAACTTTGTTTCCAGAGgagcaacaaaaccaaaatccAGCATATAGAGGCTGAGTGAATgtggtctggactctgtggaggagagtcATGGATCCGGTGATGctgtagaaggacagaataCCTGCACTGTGATCCAGGTACACTCCGACTCTGCAGGACTGAGGACCCGAGGTGCGAGTTTGCATTGAATTGTACAAAAAGGTGTAACTTTTTTTGTCACAATAAAACACCCAAGATTTGTCATTGTATCCAAATCCACATTCATTCCAGCTCCCTGCTCTGCTAATATTCTTGTATGCAACCGCTAGATAAACTGCTTCCCCTCTCCACTTCACTTCCCAGTAACAACGTCCAGTCAGAGCCTCTCTACTCAGGACCTGACAACACTCAGTGAACCTGTCTGAGTGATGGGGATAAGGCTGCTGTTCTCTCACTGCTGTTGCTATTCTGTTCCCCTCAGATAgtaacagctgtgtgtttgctgtgtttggatcCAGTGTGATTTCACGTGAATATTTTAAGAACTCTGCTCTGGTCTTGGGCTCTGGTTGTGGCAGTAAAACATCCACTTCAGTCACTTTGCCTGAGATGTTTGTCCCCGTCTCACTCAGAATGTCCTGTAGTTTGTCTCTGagctctgacacagcagctgtcacaAAGTCCTCAAAGTGCCTCAGAGGACGGATGTTGATGCTGGGTGAGTGTGTAGGCTCACTGAGTTGTGACAAACAGGGGTAGCTGCGTAGAAACTGGTTGTGATCCTCTGTGCGCGAGAGCTTCTTCAGCTCAGcgtctttcctcttcagctcagcgatctcctgctccagcttctcctgaagCTCTTTGACCCGACTCACTTCGGTTTGCTGTTGGGATCGGACCTGCTGCTTCACCTCAGAGCTTTTGTACTCCATGAGACGGATCAGCCCAGTGAAGATcttctcactgtcctccactgctttATCAGCAGAGCGACTGATGACCTCCACCTCCTGTTGAAGCACCTTcacatctttctgtctgtcccgGATTGTCTGCTGGATGCTTTGTCGACTCACCTCaagctctctctgcctctcagtcctttctgctgcagctgacaccGTGTCGTGGCTTTTATGTTCATCTACAGGGCAGAGATAACAGATACACTGCTGATCAGTACGGCagaacatcttcatcacctcATCGTGGCGAGAGCAGATGTTCTCCTGGAGATTCACGGAGGGCTTCGTCAGCTTGTGCTTCTTTAACTGAGCCACATCATAATGAGGCTGGAGGTGTTTCTCACAGAAAGAGACCAGGCAGACCAGACAGGACTTGAAggctttcagttttctcccGGTGCAGACATCACAGGCCACATCTTCAGGTCCAGCATAGCAGagataagcagcagcagcagcttggaGTTCAGTTTTCTTCAGTTCCTCCACTAAAACTGCTAACATGGTGTTTTTCATCAGGACGGGCCTCGGTGTGAAGGTCTGCCTACACTGAGGACAGCTGTGGAGTTTCTTgtcatcctcttcatcccagAAGTCTTTAATGCAGTTCATGCAGTAGCTGTGTCCACAGGGAAGAGTGACTGGATCCTTCAGTAGATCCAGACAGATCGAACAAGAGAAGGTTGCCTGGTCCAGTTGAATTCCTTTCTGCGCcatttttcctctcagtggCAATGACTGCAACCAAACTAGCTTGAAATTTGATCTGAACGTCATGTGTTTCCGCAGTGAATCGGGCCTATCAGCTCTTGCACTTCAGCACCATGTTGGTTACACCCATCCTCAAACTGTAAATCTGAAGGGGAGGGAACAAAGAAAGATATGGACAGACTGGAGTTGGCTGTGTttgagagcaggaagaagactTATCAAGGCTTCAGCATTCAAAggtcaactttattgtcattacacagcATAGGATTGCACAATtatcacacacagaaaatggacAAGCAGCTAACAACCAATGGAAATGGGTCACATGGCAACACTCCCTATATGgtattaaaagataaaaagctaAACATGGaaacattgaaaaaaatcaactaCATGTAATTTTTACACCAAATTGTTTCACAACAATTTAAAGGAGTAGTCAATAATCACTGATTgactcccttccctccctcccttctctctatgtttcttttgtatgtgtttgttgaaTGTAGCTGCAGTTCATGTTGTCTTtgcatctctgcttgtctgctcggtgatgtttctttgtgttggtTGGTTATTCACTCAGCCTGATAACAATAAATGCATCTGTTCAACAAACAAATCTGCATCTGAATCCTTACTCTCTGATATGAGTTGACAGAAGGTGCTATATTTATTCTTTGGTAGAAAAGTGTTTACAGAACAACCCCAAAACTGAGCTTCAGAGCTCTGTTGCTATCTGCATGACCTCGTCCACATGCAACAGCAGAGATGTGTTGGTTTTCCATCAGGACAAGTTACTGCAGTCACTGAATTGATGGACAGGCTGCAGTGGACCGTTTACAGTGGAGCCACTCTGGACTCTGAATGCAGATATCGTGTTCATATGCAGAGACTTGAAAGCTGTGCAAACATCAGCACCAACTTTTTGTCTGCATGTGCCATGGACAAAATGCGTCAACTTGGACATTGTGGCAGGATCAGTGCTGTGCGAGAAGCATAAGTGGGTTGAGGGGGCGTGAGATGGTGGGATTGTGGGAGggagccaaaaaacaaaaaaacaaaacaaaaacaaaagaaaaactcaaggaaaaaaggcttaatgagcAATGATAAAACATTGCTGTCCAGGAGAAAAGTCCTGAAcgaaagctaaaaatattctaaaatatttattttaaaatttatttaaatattgtCACTccaaaaattcaaatgcatatcTTTTCTGACACATGTAAACATTACATGTCAACAAATACTGAAGTTATTCCAGCAATAATTCATCAGTAGCAGCActtcaaacatgaaaaatgatttcaagctttaaaaacacagccTAGACTTCCCTGCctccagacacttcctccagctcttctgggCGGATcccaaggcattcccaggccagccgagtgacatagtccctccagtggggcagaccacctttttctggttgagaaccatggccttgaATTTGGAGCTGATTTTCATCCCAGCCACTTCACACTTGGCTACAAACCtccccagtgcatgctgaaggtcctggctcaAAGAAatcaacaggacaacatcatctgcaaaaagcagagatgaaattctgtggttcccaaaccgAACACCCTCCGCTGCGCCTAAAAATGATGAAGGGCAGacctgccggaggccaacatgcactgggaacaggtcttTCTGCCAGCGATGCGAACCAAACTCCTAGTCCGGTTGTGCAGAGACCGCACGGCTCTCAGCAACGAGCTCTGGACCTCATACTCTAggagcacctcccacagaaTGTCGCAGGGAACTCAGTCAAATGCCTTTTCtgagtccacaaaacacatgtggaccggtcCTTCAATTCTTCTCCAGCCAGATACTATCTGTTGGTGGCACAGGCTGTGCAAGGGCTCGTCATTCCATGACAGTTCATCCCGTTCCTCCTTATCATTGCCAGatttctgctgcctgcaggtATTCTCTTAGCTGCTCTGGGGGGcatcttcctgatgtattcctggGTCTTTGTCGTTTCATCCTGGACAATGGCTCTGACACTCACTCCAAGTCCTCCTTTTTTTGTCCTACAAATGTCCTGAAGAACCTGCATTCAGAAGGAATCACAGCAGCTGCCAAGAAGTGACACCTGTGTTCAAAACATTTGTCTCATGATCTCAGCAAAGGCTCACAACCCCATTTAGAGCTTAAACAAGCAGTCAACAAACATTGTGAATTTtcctcggggatgaataaagtatctaactatctatctaaacaaacaaataaatgcataaaaaatgGCAAATATCGGCTGcctaaaattatttttttctttttcctctgtttttgctATTGTTGTAAATTGCATAACTTCAGTCATCAACCAGTATGTTTGGGGCTGATCAGATGAAGCAAATCATTTGAATGATGCATTCAAGAGATTTCTGTTATTTGAAACTGTAAAGTGGACCAACACTCCAAACCTTTCCAAAAAAGGTGTGTTTAAAAGAGTGTTTAAAGGTTTAAATTTTGCACATTGGTCAGACAGAGTGTCTGATCTTGTGTCTCATCTTGGGTTAGAGTTTTAATTTAATGCTATCATATCTCAGGCTACATTCAGAATAACAATCCATCTCCTGTTGCAGCTAAAACTAAAAGTAGCCTAACTTGAATATTAATAGAAGACGTGATGGGACATTTAGAATCAAACATGGTAACAGTCATAGCAGTATCTAAATTATTTTCCCTGATAAATATCTTTATCTGTATCTCAAACACTGAAGCAGGGTCCCTCTGTGTGACTGCATGAACTGAAGGaatgaaaatcatttaattGGTGTGACATGATATTATGAGGATTTGATGGCATCCTAACCTCTAGGTGGCAGTGTACATTAAACACGAACATGTGCggaatgagaaagaggaagtcaCTCACTTGACACTTCGTTGGAATCCCTTTTTTGTAGAGTTTGACACTTGCGTTATATATGTGTTGCTTTTTATGAGATAAAAGTCAACAGATGTTAATCACGTATGAAAAGCGTGAAACACCTTATTCATTCCGTTGTCACGTGATGACACAGGAAGTTAAGCGGAAGTTGAGAACGTTTTCTGCTGCCGCTCGAGTGTTGCCCTTGTCTGAACCACGTGAGACAGTTCATCCCCCATAACATCACGCTAAGCCGGTTAGCTAGCCAAACTAACTAGCTTCCAGTCTGAGAGACAGCTGCATTAGACATCTGGCAAGGCTCGGTAAAAATGTCAAGTAAATCTCTGTTGCTTTTACTGCAGCGGTGTTTCGCAGTCAGACAGGTAACGTTTTCGACAGGGATCAGAACAAGAGTCGGCCTGTTGTCAGGCCGTTGTGGGTTTATTCAGCAGCGATCATGGGCATCGGCAGCCCGGACGGTGTGTGTGCAAAGACTGCTTCAGTCCACTGTGACAACCAGCCGGTCCAGCCTGTGCACTAAGGTCAGTGACTGGTGACTGCGGTGGTGCTACTGACTGCATCACCTGTCAGGGTCGATCACAAGAGTTATATgtgtagggctgcaactaatgtttattttcatatcgTCATGATGGCATTTTGATATTTgagaacaaaataataataatgagttaAATTCTGTGATAtgtttgaaatgtgacagattACGTGTTTAACGTTTGGCTTAAGTATCTGATGAAGTACAACAGTCTTTGTGGAAGCTTCAGCAAGTTTCAGGCTAAAACgtcaatttgtcattttgtcttccAGGCAGGAGAACCTTGTGAAGATGAATACCCGCCGCTGCCGACCTATCAGTCTGATTCAGAgccagaggagaaggaggtctTCATCCTACATGTGAAAGGTCTGCCGTGGTCCTGCTCAGCTGAGGACCTGCTGCATTTCTTCTCAGGTGAGTGTTCTCATTTGGGAAAAGTGTTTGTAATGTTCACACTTAGAGCCCCACTGATATGTGGACGGGTTGACATTATTGAAAGAAATTTGCTTATTACggatacatttttcatgtgttttttacACAT harbors:
- the LOC124057563 gene encoding tripartite motif-containing protein 16-like, coding for MTFRSNFKLVWLQSLPLRGKMAQKGIQLDQATFSCSICLDLLKDPVTLPCGHSYCMNCIKDFWDEEDDKKLHSCPQCRQTFTPRPVLMKNTMLAVLVEELKKTELQAAAAAYLCYAGPEDVACDVCTGRKLKAFKSCLVCLVSFCEKHLQPHYDVAQLKKHKLTKPSVNLQENICSRHDEVMKMFCRTDQQCICYLCPVDEHKSHDTVSAAAERTERQRELEVSRQSIQQTIRDRQKDVKVLQQEVEVISRSADKAVEDSEKIFTGLIRLMEYKSSEVKQQVRSQQQTEVSRVKELQEKLEQEIAELKRKDAELKKLSRTEDHNQFLRSYPCLSQLSEPTHSPSINIRPLRHFEDFVTAAVSELRDKLQDILSETGTNISGKVTEVDVLLPQPEPKTRAEFLKYSREITLDPNTANTQLLLSEGNRIATAVREQQPYPHHSDRFTECCQVLSREALTGRCYWEVKWRGEAVYLAVAYKNISRAGSWNECGFGYNDKSWVFYCDKKSYTFLYNSMQTRTSGPQSCRVGVYLDHSAGILSFYSITGSMTLLHRVQTTFTQPLYAGFWFCCSSGNKVEICKFK
- the LOC124057564 gene encoding E3 ubiquitin-protein ligase TRIM35-like — its product is MAAKTAFVESFLSCHVCSETFRGPVSLSCNHSFCSSCLKQSWEQTGNKNCPICKRKSSKDFLFVNFPLKELADFFAGRQKSGSSETKQAEKKVEVVCSKHQEESKLFCEDEQRAVCPVCESCLHQSHRVVPIEQAVSDLKEQLKYDLESLQDKRDKYKQVEETYNEVIQHSKKQLLSTEKQIRAEFNKLHQFLKEEEESRLAALREEEEQKGKTISREMKMIQEQISSLSDSISAVEEDLQKHNMTFLSSYKATQSRARVQCSLSDPQLVSGALIDVAKHLGNLSFRVWDKMDKVHFSPVILDPNTASRWLHLSDDLTSVRHGGTSQQLPDNPERFTKYTNVLGSEGFSSGKHSWEVEMGDHPVWAVGLAKESAERKRELYALPKYGVWCLTHRIREHTEKTSLQRIRVQLDYDRGEVSFYDPEDMTHIYTYKDTLTEKLFPYFFVGKAGDAKTADIKICPTDFSDF